The proteins below come from a single Larimichthys crocea isolate SSNF chromosome II, L_crocea_2.0, whole genome shotgun sequence genomic window:
- the pth1r gene encoding parathyroid hormone/parathyroid hormone-related peptide receptor, producing MGSALMLHNLLDFLLISLLSSLCLVSADDVLTKEEQIGLLFRAKRHCEGDITRRQNIPDGFCSPEWDGIVCWPEGRPGKNVSIVCPAYIYDFNHKGLAYRQCESNGTWKQTETNKTWADYSECTKFLHHLNNTHEKEVFHRLYLIYTVGYSISLGSLMVAVVILGYFRRLHCTRNYIHMHLFVSYMLRAISIFVKDIVLYSGSALENMDMNISVEDLKSITEAPPANKTQFIGCKVVVTLFMYFLATNYYWILVEGLYLHSLIFMTFFSDRKYLWGFTLIGWGVPAMFVTVWATVRATFADTECWDLSAGNLKWIYQVPTLAAVVVNFILFLNIIRVLATKLRETNAGRCDTRQQYRKLLKSTLVLMPLFGVHYIIFHAMPYTEVSGVPWLIQMHYEMLFNSFQGFLVAIIYCFCNGEVQAEIKKSWSRRTLALDFKRKARSGSNTYSYGPMVSHTSVTNVTARGPLALHLTTRLGPVPVNGHRNLPGYVKNGSVSENSIPSSGQELHIPDEEHSAHTRPCEDEKPSPVVEEERETVM from the exons GTTTCTGCAGATGATGTGCTCACAAAAGAGGAACAGATAGGCCTGTTGTTCAGAGCCAAACGGCACTGTGAGGGGGACATCACAAGAAGGCAGAACATTCCTG ATGGTTTCTGCTCACCAGAATGGGACGGCATTGTTTGTTGGCCTGAAGGGCGTCCAGGAAAGAATGTGTCCATCGTCTGTCCAGCGTATATCTATGACTTCAACCATAAAG GACTGGCATACCGTCAGTGTGAAAGCAACGGAACGTGGAAGCAGACCGAAACAAACAAGACGTGGGCCGATTACAGCGAATGTACAAAATTCCTCCACCATTTGAACAATACCCATGAAAAG GAGGTCTTTCACCGTCTGTATCTCATTTACACAGTTGGGTACTCCATCTCTCTGGGATCACTCATGGTGGCTGTCGTTATATTGGGATATTTCCG ACGATTACACTGCACCAGGAACTACATCCACATGCACCTTTTTGTGTCCTACATGCTTAGAGCTATAAGTATTTTCGTGAAGGATATCGTGCTATATTCTGGATCGGCCTTAGAGAACATGGACATGAACATCTCTGTGGAGGACCTCAAGTCCATCACTGAAGCTCCGCCAGccaacaaaacacagttt ATTGGCTGCAAGGTGGTGGTGACCTTGTTCATGTACTTTTTGGCAACCAATTACTACTGGATCCTGGTGGAGGGTCTGTACCTCCACAGTCTCATCTTTATGACCTTCTTCTCGGACAGAAAGTATCTGTGGGGATTTACTCTGATTGGATGGG gcGTACCAGCTATGTTTGTGACAGTTTGGGCAACAGTGAGAGCTACATTTGCAGACACAGA GTGTTGGGACCTGAGTGCCGGCAATTTGAAATGGATATATCAAGTGCCTACTCTGGCTGCTGTAGTG gttaattttatattatttctgaACATCATCAGAGTTTTGGCAACTAAACTACGAGAAACGAACGCTGGAAGGTGTGACACAAGACAACAGTACAG aaaacTGTTGAAGTCCACGTTGGTGCTGATGCCGCTCTTCGGTGTCCACTACATCATATTCCATGCCATGCCGTATACAGAGGTGTCTGGAGTTCCTTGGCTGATCCAGATGCACTATGAGATGCTATTCAACTCCTTCCAG GGATTCTTAGTGGCAATTATATACTGCTTTTGCAATGGAGAG GTGCAAGCTGAGATAAAAAAGTCCTGGAGCAGGAGGACTCTGGCCCTGGACTTCAAAAGAAAAGCTCGGAGCGGCAGTAACACTTACAGCTATGGACCCATGGTGTCACACACCAGTGTCACCAACGTCACTGCCAGAGGACCACTGGCCCTCCACCTCACCACGAGACTGGGACCGGTACCTGTAAACGGGCACCGGAACCTCCCTGGGTACGTGAAGAATGGCTCTGTCTCAGAGAACTCTATACCTTCATCAGGACAGGAACTTCACATTCCTGATGAGGAGCATTCAGCTCACACGCGGCCCTGCGAGGACGAGAAACCCTCGcctgtggtggaggaggagagggagacagtCATGTGA